In Pseudonocardia sp. C8, one genomic interval encodes:
- the phaZ gene encoding poly(3-hydroxyalkanoate) depolymerase, producing the protein MTTGGTTRIVEAGGRTLRVAVRAGEPDRTPLLLVNGIGSRLESFDPLLDRLDPARPVIRFDPPGIGGSPPAGRPYRLPGLARTLVAVLDRLGHEQVDVLGISWGGALAQQFAWTARRRCRTLVLVATGTGAVMVPARPRVLARMTTPRRHLDPQYLRRVAPEIYGGTARTDPELAARLLAPKGQTGSARGYACQLLAAAGWTSLPFLPLLRQRTLVLAGDDDPIIPLLNGHLLAALIPRARLHVYPGGHLELVARPELLAPVIDEFLRPAPTAFHTHSEEDTS; encoded by the coding sequence ATGACGACCGGCGGCACCACCCGGATCGTCGAGGCCGGCGGCCGGACGCTGCGGGTCGCGGTGCGGGCGGGCGAGCCCGACCGGACGCCGCTCCTGCTGGTCAACGGGATCGGGAGCCGGCTGGAGTCCTTCGACCCCCTGCTCGACCGGCTCGACCCGGCCCGCCCGGTGATCCGCTTCGACCCGCCGGGGATCGGCGGGTCGCCGCCGGCCGGTCGGCCCTACCGGCTCCCCGGTCTGGCCCGCACCCTCGTCGCCGTGCTCGACCGGCTCGGCCACGAGCAGGTCGACGTCCTGGGCATCTCCTGGGGCGGCGCGCTGGCCCAGCAGTTCGCCTGGACCGCTCGCCGCCGCTGCCGCACGCTGGTGCTCGTGGCCACCGGCACCGGCGCGGTGATGGTGCCCGCGAGGCCCCGGGTGCTCGCCCGGATGACGACCCCGCGCCGGCACCTGGACCCGCAGTACCTGCGGCGGGTCGCCCCCGAGATCTACGGCGGTACGGCCCGCACCGACCCGGAGCTGGCCGCGCGGCTGCTCGCCCCGAAGGGGCAGACCGGCTCGGCGCGCGGGTACGCGTGTCAGCTGCTCGCCGCGGCCGGCTGGACGAGCCTGCCGTTCCTGCCGCTGCTGCGGCAGCGGACGCTCGTCCTCGCCGGCGACGACGACCCAATCATCCCCCTGCTCAACGGCCACCTGCTCGCGGCGCTCATCCCCCGCGCACGGCTGCACGTCTACCCCGGCGGCCACCTCGAGCTGGTCGCCCGGCCGGAGCTCCTCGCTCCGGTGATCGACGAGTTCCTCCGCCCCGCACCGACCGCGTTCCACACCCACTCCGAGGAGGACACCTCATGA
- a CDS encoding long-chain fatty acid--CoA ligase — MTSLAVLLDESAAQYPDRPAVRHDDRILTYAALDEAAGRVAALLAARGVSPGSPVGLMLPNVPEFAVLYYGILRAGGVVVPMNPLLKEREVEYYLSDSGAALLFATAASEPHATAGAGAAGAETVLVDGDFSALLGQQQPAPRSVARADDDLAVLLYTSGTTGQPKGAQLTHANLRHNAWITATTLLSLSPDDVVMGCLPLFHAFGQSCGLNAAVSSGACLTLVPRFDPRTALAVMERDRVTVFEGVPTMFSALLQHGGPADTSSLRLGVSGGAALPVQVLEEFESGFGALILEGYGLSETSPVASFNHPGRERKAGSIGTPVQGVEMRLVDDTGNDVATGEVGEIAVRGLNVMRGYHNRPEATREAIPDGWFRTGDLARQDDDGYFFIVDRKKSLIIRGGYNVYPREIEEVLYQHPAVAEAAVVGVPHAELGEEVGAAVALRAESTPEQIREFVRERVAAYKYPRKVWVVDSLPKGPTGKILRREVTIPAEVRA, encoded by the coding sequence ATGACCAGCCTCGCCGTGCTCCTCGACGAGTCCGCAGCGCAGTACCCCGACCGCCCCGCCGTCCGCCACGACGACCGGATCCTGACCTACGCGGCGCTCGACGAGGCTGCAGGCCGCGTCGCCGCGCTGCTCGCCGCGCGCGGCGTCTCCCCCGGCTCGCCGGTCGGGCTGATGCTGCCCAACGTTCCCGAGTTCGCCGTCCTCTACTACGGCATCCTCCGTGCCGGCGGCGTGGTCGTGCCGATGAACCCGCTGCTCAAGGAGCGGGAGGTCGAGTACTACCTGTCCGACTCCGGGGCGGCGCTGCTGTTCGCCACCGCCGCCTCGGAGCCGCACGCGACCGCCGGGGCCGGTGCCGCCGGCGCGGAGACCGTCCTCGTCGACGGCGACTTCTCGGCCCTGCTCGGCCAGCAGCAGCCGGCGCCCCGGTCGGTCGCCCGCGCCGACGACGACCTGGCCGTGCTGCTCTACACCTCGGGCACGACCGGCCAGCCGAAGGGCGCGCAGCTCACGCACGCGAACCTGCGCCACAACGCGTGGATCACCGCCACCACGCTGCTGTCGCTGAGCCCGGACGACGTCGTGATGGGCTGCCTGCCACTGTTCCACGCGTTCGGCCAGTCCTGCGGCCTGAACGCGGCGGTGTCCAGCGGCGCCTGCCTCACTCTCGTCCCGCGGTTCGACCCGCGGACCGCGCTCGCGGTGATGGAACGTGACCGGGTGACCGTGTTCGAGGGCGTGCCCACGATGTTCTCCGCGCTCCTGCAGCACGGCGGGCCGGCCGACACCTCGTCGCTGCGGCTCGGCGTGTCCGGCGGGGCGGCCCTGCCGGTGCAGGTGCTCGAGGAGTTCGAGTCCGGGTTCGGCGCCCTGATCCTCGAGGGCTACGGCCTCTCCGAGACCTCGCCGGTCGCGTCGTTCAACCACCCCGGCCGCGAGCGCAAGGCCGGCTCCATCGGCACCCCGGTCCAGGGTGTCGAGATGCGCCTGGTCGACGACACCGGCAACGACGTGGCCACCGGCGAGGTGGGTGAGATCGCCGTGCGCGGGCTGAACGTCATGCGCGGCTACCACAACCGCCCGGAGGCGACCCGCGAGGCGATCCCGGACGGCTGGTTCCGCACCGGCGACCTGGCCAGGCAGGACGACGACGGCTACTTCTTCATCGTCGACCGGAAGAAGTCCCTGATCATCCGCGGCGGCTACAACGTGTACCCGCGGGAGATCGAGGAGGTGCTCTACCAGCACCCCGCCGTCGCCGAGGCCGCCGTCGTCGGCGTCCCGCACGCCGAGCTCGGCGAGGAGGTCGGCGCCGCCGTCGCGCTGCGCGCCGAGTCCACACCGGAACAGATCCGCGAGTTCGTGCGGGAACGGGTCGCGGCCTACAAGTACCCGCGGAAGGTCTGGGTCGTCGACTCGTTGCCGAAGGGCCCCACCGGCAAGATCCTCCGCCGTGAGGTGACGATCCCGGCGGAGGTCCGGGCCTGA
- a CDS encoding zinc-dependent alcohol dehydrogenase family protein, protein MAKTVRFHQIGGPEVLVLDDVDIPEPGPGEVRIRARALGVNRAEAMFRSGAYVHDPVLPAGIGYEVAGEVDAVGAGVDLANGTPVSVVPAFGMNDYPVHGELVIAPAHAVVQHPENLTWTDAAAVWMPFVTAYGGLIARAGLTRGDTVLITAASSSVGLAAIQIANMIGARPVALTRSSRKQQALLDAGAAEVIATSEQDTAAEVRRLTGGAGARVAFDPVGGPGLADLTASLAPEGILIVYGALSEETTPLPVMDVLGKHLTLRGYELFEITTDPEQLSEAVAFVRDGLQRAALKPMLAKVFPLDQVVEAHQYMESNEQFGKIVITV, encoded by the coding sequence ATGGCCAAGACCGTCCGATTCCACCAGATCGGCGGACCCGAGGTGCTCGTTCTCGACGACGTCGACATCCCCGAGCCCGGGCCCGGCGAAGTGCGCATCCGGGCCCGAGCACTCGGCGTCAACCGCGCCGAGGCGATGTTCCGCAGCGGCGCGTACGTCCACGACCCCGTACTGCCGGCCGGGATCGGCTACGAAGTCGCGGGGGAGGTCGATGCCGTCGGTGCCGGGGTCGACCTCGCGAACGGAACCCCGGTCAGCGTCGTCCCGGCGTTCGGGATGAACGACTACCCGGTACACGGCGAACTCGTGATCGCACCCGCTCACGCGGTCGTCCAGCACCCCGAGAACCTGACCTGGACCGATGCCGCCGCGGTCTGGATGCCGTTCGTCACCGCCTACGGCGGGCTCATCGCCCGTGCCGGCCTCACCCGCGGCGACACCGTCCTGATCACTGCTGCATCCAGCAGCGTCGGTCTGGCCGCGATCCAGATCGCGAACATGATCGGCGCTCGTCCCGTTGCGCTCACCCGCTCGTCGCGTAAGCAGCAGGCCCTGCTCGACGCCGGCGCCGCCGAGGTCATCGCCACCTCCGAACAGGACACCGCGGCCGAGGTGCGCCGTCTCACCGGCGGGGCAGGCGCCAGGGTCGCCTTCGACCCGGTCGGCGGGCCGGGACTGGCCGACCTGACCGCCTCTCTCGCGCCGGAAGGAATTCTGATCGTCTACGGCGCACTCAGTGAGGAGACGACCCCGCTTCCGGTCATGGACGTGCTTGGCAAGCACCTGACCCTCCGGGGCTACGAGCTCTTCGAGATCACCACCGACCCCGAACAACTCTCCGAAGCAGTCGCGTTCGTCCGCGACGGCCTGCAGCGTGCAGCTCTCAAGCCGATGCTGGCGAAGGTCTTTCCCCTCGACCAGGTCGTCGAGGCCCACCAGTACATGGAGTCCAACGAGCAGTTCGGAAAAATCGTCATCACGGTCTGA
- a CDS encoding carbon-nitrogen hydrolase family protein — protein sequence MTEPPPQPGPVRIAGLQSPGTPADVPANLAELDRAAHDAARRGARLLVTPELFVTGYDIGDAVHALARHDLLGPAAEIAAAAGIAIVLGAPEHDDGRYYNSAFFLDDRGRLRGRYRKTHLYGDLDRALFTPGDDLVHVVDFAGLRIALLVCYDVEFPEPVRAAALAGAHLLAVPTAQMTPFDFVADHLVRVRAWENQVYIAYVNHDGAEGSLTYVGRSSIVAPSGEVLDRVVHGTGLVVADVSAGVVERARAENPYLADRRPDLYPAPHHAAHRP from the coding sequence ATGACCGAGCCGCCACCGCAGCCGGGCCCGGTACGGATCGCAGGCCTGCAGTCCCCCGGCACGCCCGCGGACGTCCCGGCCAACCTCGCCGAGCTGGACCGTGCCGCCCACGACGCCGCCCGCCGCGGGGCGCGGCTGCTCGTGACCCCGGAGCTCTTCGTCACCGGCTACGACATCGGTGACGCCGTGCACGCCCTCGCCCGCCACGATCTTCTCGGTCCGGCCGCGGAGATCGCCGCCGCGGCCGGGATCGCGATCGTGCTCGGCGCCCCGGAACACGACGACGGCCGCTACTACAACTCGGCGTTCTTCCTCGACGACCGCGGCCGGCTGCGCGGCCGCTACCGCAAGACCCACCTGTACGGCGACCTCGACCGGGCGCTGTTCACCCCGGGCGACGACCTCGTGCACGTCGTCGACTTCGCGGGCCTGCGCATCGCCCTGCTCGTCTGCTACGACGTCGAGTTCCCGGAGCCGGTCCGGGCGGCCGCCCTCGCGGGTGCCCATCTCCTGGCCGTGCCGACCGCCCAGATGACGCCGTTCGACTTCGTCGCCGACCACCTGGTCCGCGTGCGGGCCTGGGAGAACCAGGTCTACATCGCCTACGTCAACCACGACGGCGCCGAGGGCTCCCTGACCTACGTCGGGCGCAGCAGCATCGTCGCACCGTCCGGGGAGGTGCTGGACCGCGTCGTGCACGGCACCGGCCTGGTCGTCGCCGACGTGAGCGCCGGCGTCGTCGAGCGCGCCCGGGCGGAGAACCCGTACCTCGCCGACCGCAGGCCCGACCTGTACCCGGCGCCGCACCACGCGGCCCACCGGCCGTGA
- a CDS encoding alpha/beta hydrolase, translating into MDPTSTAAPLDMLLADGALGPLHSLLPGGPGLRLATDLARRPGTVARRARDLTGELGQVLLGRSTASPDARDRRFADEAWRHNPVLRRVVQSYLVAADTARALLSDAELDWRDRNRLELAVDNLVAALAPSNNPLISPVAWKALIDSGGGNVVRGVRNLVTDLAGAPRVPTMVPADAFQVGLDLAVTPGAVVLRTEMFELIQYTPQTPVVRSRPLLVVPPVINKFYVADLAPGRSLVEYLVQGGQQVFMISWRNPDARHRDRGIDDYGQAIIEALDATLAVTGADAAGVLGFCSGGTLQSMVLAALQRDGRLAERVAGFALAVCVLDQHRAGVAGALLDEDTATAAAAASRARGYLDGRTLAEVFAWLRPDDLVWSYWVNNYLQGRDPAPFDILAWNADTTRMTARLHHDFLGLAQSNALTKPGEASMLGRAVDLSSITVDGYVVAGVADHISPWESCYRSAALFGGTTRFVLSTSGHIAAIVNPPSNRKATHQVSEDLGAEAGQWQRTTPMVQGSWWPDFLHWLGERSGPERDAPAGLGGAGLVPLDAAPGTYVLDR; encoded by the coding sequence ATGGATCCCACGAGTACTGCCGCCCCGCTGGACATGCTCCTCGCGGACGGCGCGCTCGGACCGCTGCACAGCCTGCTGCCCGGCGGACCCGGCCTGCGGCTGGCCACCGACCTCGCCCGCAGGCCGGGCACGGTCGCCCGCCGCGCCCGTGACCTCACCGGCGAGCTCGGCCAGGTCCTGCTGGGCCGTTCCACCGCGTCCCCGGACGCCCGCGACCGCCGCTTCGCCGACGAGGCCTGGCGACACAACCCGGTGCTGCGCCGGGTCGTGCAGTCGTACCTGGTCGCCGCGGACACCGCGCGGGCGCTGCTGTCCGACGCGGAACTCGACTGGCGGGACCGCAACCGCCTCGAGCTCGCGGTCGACAACCTGGTCGCGGCACTGGCGCCGAGCAACAACCCGCTGATCAGCCCGGTCGCCTGGAAGGCGCTGATCGACTCGGGGGGTGGCAACGTCGTCCGCGGCGTGCGCAACCTGGTCACGGACCTGGCCGGCGCGCCGCGGGTGCCGACGATGGTCCCTGCCGACGCGTTCCAGGTCGGCCTCGACCTGGCCGTCACGCCGGGGGCGGTCGTGCTGCGCACCGAGATGTTCGAGCTGATCCAGTACACGCCGCAGACGCCGGTGGTGCGCAGCCGGCCGCTGCTGGTCGTCCCACCCGTGATCAACAAGTTCTACGTCGCCGACCTCGCCCCCGGCCGCAGCCTCGTCGAGTACCTGGTGCAGGGCGGCCAGCAGGTCTTCATGATCTCCTGGCGCAACCCCGACGCCCGGCACCGGGACCGGGGCATCGACGACTACGGGCAGGCGATCATCGAAGCCCTCGACGCGACGCTGGCGGTCACCGGTGCCGACGCCGCCGGGGTGCTGGGCTTCTGCTCGGGCGGCACGCTGCAGTCGATGGTGCTCGCCGCACTGCAACGGGACGGACGGCTCGCCGAACGGGTCGCGGGCTTCGCGCTCGCGGTGTGCGTGCTCGACCAGCACCGGGCGGGCGTGGCCGGCGCGCTGCTGGACGAGGACACGGCCACGGCGGCCGCCGCCGCGTCCCGGGCGCGCGGCTACCTGGACGGCCGGACCCTGGCCGAGGTGTTCGCCTGGCTCCGGCCGGACGACCTCGTCTGGAGCTACTGGGTCAACAACTACCTGCAGGGTCGCGACCCCGCGCCGTTCGACATCCTGGCCTGGAACGCCGACACCACGCGGATGACCGCGCGGCTGCACCACGACTTCCTCGGCCTCGCGCAGAGCAACGCCCTGACCAAGCCCGGGGAGGCGAGCATGCTCGGCCGGGCGGTCGACCTCTCGTCGATCACCGTCGACGGGTACGTCGTCGCCGGCGTCGCCGACCACATCTCGCCGTGGGAGAGCTGCTACCGCAGTGCTGCACTGTTCGGCGGCACGACCCGGTTCGTGCTGTCCACGAGCGGGCACATCGCGGCGATCGTCAACCCGCCGTCCAACCGGAAGGCCACCCACCAGGTCTCCGAGGACCTCGGCGCGGAGGCCGGGCAGTGGCAGCGGACCACCCCGATGGTGCAGGGCTCGTGGTGGCCCGACTTCCTGCACTGGCTCGGCGAGCGCAGCGGGCCGGAGCGGGACGCCCCGGCCGGGCTCGGCGGAGCCGGTCTGGTCCCGCTCGACGCGGCGCCCGGCACCTACGTCCTGGACCGATGA
- a CDS encoding winged helix-turn-helix transcriptional regulator: protein MPISDSPAHDVYAAACPCRDMLDLLANKWSAMILGALEDGPQRFGSLRARLEGVSPKVLTQTLRRLEQHALIEREVFAEVPPRVEYSLTRLGRDANLPLLGLRRWVEENIHRFPASTE from the coding sequence GTGCCCATCTCCGATTCCCCTGCACACGACGTCTACGCAGCAGCCTGTCCCTGCCGCGACATGCTCGACCTCCTGGCGAACAAGTGGAGCGCGATGATCCTCGGCGCCCTCGAGGACGGACCACAGCGATTCGGCTCCCTCCGCGCGCGCCTGGAAGGCGTGAGCCCCAAGGTCCTCACGCAGACGCTTCGCCGACTCGAACAGCACGCCTTGATCGAACGGGAGGTGTTCGCCGAGGTGCCACCACGGGTCGAGTACTCCCTGACCCGACTGGGGCGCGACGCCAACCTCCCGCTGTTGGGACTGCGTCGCTGGGTCGAGGAGAACATCCATCGCTTTCCCGCCTCGACGGAGTGA
- a CDS encoding CdaR family transcriptional regulator → MVTPIPRPERSAAELIVDSVRADLPALLDTVVQRIVDEVPMYARDDVVPADDLYRSVRTNVEYIFDGLTGAAPVDARAPAATGRARAAQGAPLVEVLSAYRVGFGEVWARLVATARRLPGVPEDAVIDLAGSGFALHNAYCDAVIEAYRDEARLLLRARERERAVLVGAILTGSAEKGTVWEVAEALRLPVEGAFMVVAATAELGHDPMPRVESALAACDVTSVWRLENDLSLGVLSLADRSRSEEAMGVLDRHAGGPVGVSPVFGELRQAAWALRLARLALQNLPPDGGVEQFRDQPLSVLLAAAPHAALETAHVVLGGLLELPPDDRDLLLATFEAWVEAGGSAQAAGTILFCHPNTVRYRLRRIATVTGRDLGAPADIAELVAATRAWFQLPHRATS, encoded by the coding sequence ATGGTCACGCCGATCCCGAGGCCGGAGCGGTCGGCCGCGGAGCTGATCGTCGACAGCGTGCGCGCGGACCTGCCGGCCCTGCTCGACACGGTCGTGCAGCGGATCGTCGACGAGGTACCGATGTACGCGCGGGACGACGTCGTCCCGGCCGACGACCTGTACCGCTCGGTCCGGACCAACGTGGAGTACATCTTCGACGGCCTCACCGGTGCCGCCCCGGTGGATGCCCGCGCCCCGGCCGCGACGGGGAGGGCGCGCGCGGCCCAGGGAGCTCCCCTGGTCGAGGTGCTCTCGGCGTACCGGGTCGGCTTCGGCGAGGTGTGGGCGCGGCTCGTCGCGACCGCACGCCGGCTACCGGGGGTGCCCGAGGACGCCGTCATCGACCTCGCCGGTTCCGGCTTCGCCCTCCACAACGCCTACTGCGACGCGGTGATCGAGGCCTATCGCGACGAGGCCCGGCTGCTGCTCCGCGCGCGCGAGCGCGAGCGCGCGGTCCTGGTCGGGGCGATCCTCACCGGTTCCGCGGAGAAGGGGACGGTCTGGGAGGTGGCCGAGGCGCTCCGGCTGCCGGTCGAGGGGGCGTTCATGGTGGTCGCGGCGACGGCCGAGCTGGGCCACGACCCGATGCCGCGGGTGGAGAGCGCCCTGGCCGCCTGCGACGTCACCTCCGTCTGGCGCCTCGAGAACGACCTGTCGCTCGGCGTGCTCTCGCTCGCCGACCGCTCCCGGAGCGAGGAGGCGATGGGTGTGCTGGACCGGCACGCCGGCGGCCCGGTCGGCGTGAGCCCGGTCTTCGGTGAGCTGCGGCAGGCCGCGTGGGCGTTGCGCCTCGCGCGCCTGGCGCTGCAGAACCTGCCACCGGACGGCGGTGTCGAGCAGTTCCGGGACCAGCCGCTCAGCGTGCTGCTCGCCGCCGCCCCGCATGCCGCGCTGGAGACCGCCCACGTGGTGCTGGGCGGCCTGCTCGAGCTTCCGCCCGACGACCGCGACCTGCTGCTGGCCACGTTCGAGGCCTGGGTCGAGGCGGGCGGATCGGCGCAGGCGGCCGGCACCATCCTGTTCTGCCACCCCAACACGGTCCGGTACCGCCTGCGTCGCATCGCCACGGTGACGGGTCGGGACCTCGGCGCCCCCGCCGACATCGCCGAGCTCGTCGCCGCAACCCGCGCGTGGTTCCAGCTGCCGCACCGGGCGACGTCGTGA
- a CDS encoding TrkA family potassium uptake protein translates to MADRHEPVAVLGLGRFGSALAQELTRQGAEVLAVDRDPREVQAWASELTQVVTADSTDLEALRQLGIGDFTRAVVAMGHIEASILTTSLLVELGVDDIWAKATSRRHGNILERVGAHHVVFPEFDMGERVAHLLSGRMLDYLQVEPDFAVAKLHPPYEAVGKPLGTTGLRARHGITVVAVKSPGSGFTYASQDTVLTHDDVILAIGDHDAIDRLVNREG, encoded by the coding sequence TTGGCTGACCGGCACGAACCCGTCGCCGTGCTGGGCCTGGGCCGGTTCGGCAGCGCACTGGCACAGGAGCTCACCCGGCAGGGCGCGGAGGTCCTCGCCGTCGACCGCGATCCCCGCGAGGTGCAGGCCTGGGCGAGCGAGCTGACCCAGGTCGTCACGGCGGACAGCACCGACCTCGAGGCGCTGCGCCAGCTCGGCATCGGCGACTTCACCCGCGCGGTCGTGGCGATGGGCCACATCGAGGCCAGCATCCTCACGACCTCGCTGCTCGTCGAGCTCGGCGTCGACGACATCTGGGCCAAGGCGACCAGCCGACGGCACGGCAACATCCTGGAACGCGTCGGCGCCCACCACGTCGTCTTCCCCGAGTTCGACATGGGTGAGCGGGTCGCGCACCTGCTCTCCGGCCGGATGCTCGACTACCTCCAGGTCGAACCGGACTTCGCCGTCGCCAAGCTCCACCCGCCCTACGAGGCCGTCGGGAAGCCCCTGGGGACGACCGGCCTGCGGGCCCGCCACGGGATCACCGTGGTCGCGGTCAAGTCGCCGGGCTCGGGGTTCACCTACGCGAGCCAGGACACCGTGCTGACCCACGACGACGTCATCCTCGCGATCGGCGACCACGACGCCATCGACCGGCTCGTGAACCGAGAAGGCTGA
- a CDS encoding acyl-CoA dehydrogenase family protein encodes MTDLQVGIGDALGTDYFFIRDQLTADQLGYLTRARQFVDDEVLPTINEYWDAAQFPWPMVEKLGAAGLVGDGIEGYGCPAMDPLSAGLVTMELSRGDGSLGTFVGVQAGLAMRAIAYCGSEVQKRRWLPPMARLEKIGAFALTEPDHGSDSVALETTARRDGDGWVLDGAKKWIGNGSIADVVVVWARDTEDGQVKGFLVEKGTPGYDARVIERKASLRAVWQAEIALDGVRVDEADRLPGARSFKDTGRVLASTRSSCAWMALGHAVAGFEAALTYAHRRRQFGRTLAHSQIIQQRLVRMLADVTAMQLYCLQIARLAEAGKLSDTLAGLAKLHNTSKARTVLAEARDLLGGNGILLDFHVMRHMADIESVHTFEGTETMQTLIVGRDITGVGAFT; translated from the coding sequence ATGACCGACCTGCAGGTGGGCATCGGTGATGCCCTGGGCACCGACTACTTCTTCATCCGGGACCAGCTCACCGCCGACCAGCTCGGCTATCTGACCCGGGCACGCCAGTTCGTCGACGACGAGGTCCTGCCCACCATCAACGAGTACTGGGACGCCGCGCAGTTCCCCTGGCCGATGGTCGAGAAGCTGGGGGCGGCCGGGCTGGTCGGCGACGGCATCGAGGGGTACGGCTGCCCGGCCATGGATCCGCTCTCGGCCGGGCTGGTCACCATGGAGCTCTCCCGCGGTGACGGCAGCCTGGGCACGTTCGTCGGTGTGCAGGCGGGCCTGGCCATGCGGGCGATCGCCTACTGCGGCTCGGAGGTGCAGAAGCGGCGGTGGCTGCCGCCGATGGCGCGCCTGGAGAAGATCGGGGCGTTCGCGCTCACCGAACCCGACCACGGCTCGGACTCGGTCGCGCTGGAGACCACGGCGCGCCGCGACGGGGACGGGTGGGTGCTCGACGGTGCCAAGAAGTGGATCGGCAACGGCAGCATCGCCGACGTGGTCGTGGTCTGGGCCCGGGACACCGAGGACGGGCAGGTCAAGGGCTTCCTCGTGGAGAAGGGCACGCCCGGCTACGACGCACGCGTGATCGAGCGCAAGGCCTCGCTGCGCGCGGTGTGGCAGGCCGAGATCGCGCTGGACGGCGTCCGCGTGGACGAGGCCGACCGGCTGCCCGGCGCCCGCTCGTTCAAGGACACCGGGCGGGTGCTCGCCTCGACCCGTAGCTCCTGCGCCTGGATGGCGCTCGGCCACGCCGTCGCCGGCTTCGAGGCGGCGCTGACCTACGCCCACCGCCGCCGCCAGTTCGGCCGGACGCTGGCGCACTCCCAGATCATCCAGCAGCGCCTGGTCCGGATGCTCGCCGACGTCACCGCCATGCAGCTGTACTGCCTGCAGATCGCGCGGCTGGCCGAGGCCGGCAAGCTGAGCGACACCCTGGCCGGCCTGGCCAAGCTGCACAACACGTCGAAGGCCCGCACGGTGCTCGCCGAGGCCAGGGACCTGCTCGGCGGCAACGGCATCCTGCTGGACTTCCACGTGATGCGGCACATGGCCGACATCGAGTCCGTGCACACCTTCGAAGGCACCGAGACGATGCAGACGTTGATCGTGGGGCGGGACATCACCGGCGTCGGGGCGTTCACCTGA
- a CDS encoding zinc-binding alcohol dehydrogenase family protein: protein MPIPPTMAAVAYRRPLPITEPAALEDVTLPTPTPGPHDLLVDVRAVSVNPVDTKQRRGTDPNGEPKVLGYDAAGVVVGVGSEVSMFEVGADVYYAGSIARQGTNAEYHVVDERIVGPKPVSLSFSEAAALPLTTITAWETLFDRLRLGTDDTGTMLVPSAAGGVGSMILQLGRVLTGLEFVGTASREESRAWAAELGAHHVIGHDDLPSSIDRITGSGLDYIFSPRTAGMIPTYAEILRPGGAIVAVDEPEGLDILPLKAKSITFHWEMMFTRPLFQTNDMINQHHLLARVATLVDEGKLKSTMTTELSGLDAGSVRRAHEMIEDGHMVGKVVIGRA, encoded by the coding sequence ATGCCCATCCCACCGACCATGGCAGCGGTCGCCTACCGCCGGCCGTTACCGATCACCGAGCCGGCCGCACTGGAGGACGTCACGCTGCCGACGCCCACGCCGGGCCCTCATGACCTGCTCGTGGATGTTCGAGCAGTGTCCGTGAACCCGGTCGACACCAAGCAACGGCGCGGCACCGACCCGAACGGCGAGCCGAAGGTCCTCGGCTACGACGCTGCCGGTGTCGTGGTCGGGGTCGGCAGTGAGGTGTCGATGTTCGAGGTCGGCGCCGATGTCTACTATGCGGGGTCGATCGCACGGCAGGGGACCAACGCCGAGTACCACGTGGTCGACGAGCGGATCGTGGGGCCGAAGCCGGTCTCGCTGAGCTTCTCGGAGGCTGCAGCTCTGCCACTGACGACCATCACCGCGTGGGAAACCCTTTTTGACCGTCTGCGCCTCGGTACCGACGACACGGGGACGATGCTCGTGCCGAGCGCGGCGGGTGGCGTGGGCTCGATGATCCTCCAGCTGGGCCGCGTGCTGACCGGCCTCGAGTTCGTGGGGACGGCCTCGCGGGAGGAGTCCCGGGCGTGGGCGGCAGAGCTCGGTGCCCACCATGTGATCGGCCACGACGACCTGCCGTCCTCGATCGATCGGATCACCGGATCGGGCCTGGACTACATCTTCTCTCCACGCACCGCAGGAATGATCCCTACCTACGCCGAGATCCTCCGGCCAGGAGGGGCGATCGTCGCCGTCGACGAGCCCGAGGGGCTCGACATCCTGCCGCTGAAGGCGAAGAGCATCACATTCCACTGGGAGATGATGTTCACTCGTCCGCTGTTCCAGACCAACGACATGATCAATCAGCACCACCTCCTTGCCCGCGTCGCCACCCTGGTCGACGAGGGAAAGCTGAAGTCGACCATGACCACAGAGCTGTCCGGCCTGGACGCCGGAAGCGTTCGCCGGGCGCACGAGATGATCGAAGACGGTCACATGGTCGGAAAGGTCGTCATCGGCCGCGCCTGA